From Amycolatopsis sp. cg9, one genomic window encodes:
- a CDS encoding GTP cyclohydrolase II, giving the protein MTGSVVHQLEGAEGAFRAIVLDGGPGWMNPPSAAVYGTPSNGCPVRIHSRCLYGEIFESTNCDCRWQLQESLRIIRKHGSGVLVYLDQEGRGAGLFAKAEGYELSQKQGLDTFASYAALGYKADSRSYEDAAALLAQFDLTSVQLLTNNPAKISALEAAGIQAEMRQLVQPDPSRETVRYLAAKEVHGHAILPRPA; this is encoded by the coding sequence GTGACCGGATCAGTGGTGCACCAGCTGGAGGGAGCGGAGGGGGCGTTCCGCGCGATCGTCCTCGACGGCGGGCCCGGGTGGATGAACCCGCCGAGCGCGGCGGTGTACGGCACGCCGTCGAACGGCTGCCCCGTCCGCATCCACTCCCGGTGCCTCTACGGCGAAATCTTCGAGTCGACGAACTGCGACTGCCGGTGGCAGCTGCAGGAATCCCTCCGCATCATCCGGAAGCACGGCTCGGGCGTGCTGGTGTACCTCGACCAGGAAGGCCGCGGCGCCGGCTTGTTCGCGAAAGCGGAGGGCTACGAGCTGTCGCAGAAGCAGGGCCTGGACACCTTCGCGAGCTACGCGGCACTCGGCTACAAGGCCGACAGCCGGTCTTACGAGGACGCCGCGGCCCTGCTCGCGCAGTTCGATCTCACTTCGGTGCAGCTGCTGACCAACAACCCCGCCAAGATCTCGGCGCTCGAGGCGGCGGGCATCCAGGCGGAGATGCGCCAGCTGGTGCAGCCGGACCCGAGCCGCGAGACGGTGCGGTACCTGGCGGCCAAGGAAGTGCACGGGCACGCGATCCTCCCGCGGCCCGCCTGA
- a CDS encoding SDR family NAD(P)-dependent oxidoreductase — protein sequence MTLLAGKNAVVYGAGGRIGSAVAAAFAEEGATVFLAGRTLSRLDEVAGRIRAAGGAAETAEVDALDERAVDEHADAVAARGGLHVSFNLISHGDVQGTPLADMALADYERPVLTAVRTQFLTARAAARHMIGQRSGAILLFGGAGEPMREFAVGGLQVAFHALEAMRRQLAAELGPHGIRTVTLRTGGITEVLPAGFPGRDAIEANIVGKTMLGRAATLADVGAVAAFVASDRARTMTAATVNVSCGALVD from the coding sequence ATGACGCTGCTCGCAGGCAAGAACGCCGTCGTCTACGGCGCCGGCGGCCGGATCGGCTCGGCCGTCGCCGCCGCGTTCGCCGAGGAAGGGGCCACCGTTTTCCTCGCCGGCCGGACGCTGTCCCGGCTGGACGAGGTGGCCGGGCGGATCCGGGCCGCCGGTGGTGCGGCCGAGACCGCCGAAGTCGACGCCCTCGACGAGCGGGCCGTCGACGAGCACGCCGACGCCGTCGCCGCGCGGGGTGGGCTGCACGTGTCGTTCAACCTCATCTCGCACGGCGACGTCCAGGGCACGCCGTTGGCCGACATGGCGCTAGCGGACTACGAACGGCCGGTGCTGACCGCCGTGCGCACCCAGTTCCTGACCGCCCGCGCGGCGGCCCGGCACATGATCGGGCAGCGGTCCGGCGCCATCCTGCTGTTCGGCGGGGCGGGGGAGCCGATGCGCGAGTTCGCCGTCGGCGGGCTGCAGGTGGCCTTCCACGCGCTCGAGGCGATGCGCCGCCAGCTCGCCGCCGAGCTGGGGCCGCACGGGATCCGGACGGTGACGCTGCGGACGGGCGGCATCACGGAGGTGCTCCCGGCCGGCTTCCCGGGCCGCGACGCGATCGAGGCGAACATCGTCGGCAAGACGATGCTCGGCCGCGCGGCCACCTTGGCGGACGTCGGCGCGGTGGCGGCGTTCGTCGCGTCCGACCGCGCCCGCACGATGACGGCGGCCACGGTCAACGTCAGCTGCGGTGCCTTGGTGGACTAG
- a CDS encoding VOC family protein, with translation MEWTLEVVVVPVSDIDRAKAFYADQLGFTLDHDVAPADGVRIVQLTPPGSGCSVVIGKGAVPDMPPGSLKGLQLVVKDLPKAHAELLERGVDAGEIQVIGAGPWDGKADLDNVGFVFFTDPDGNAWAVQQISSRR, from the coding sequence ATGGAATGGACGCTCGAAGTGGTCGTGGTGCCGGTGTCCGACATCGACCGCGCCAAAGCCTTCTACGCCGATCAGCTCGGGTTCACCCTCGACCACGACGTGGCGCCCGCGGACGGCGTCCGGATCGTCCAGCTGACCCCACCGGGCTCGGGCTGCTCGGTGGTGATCGGCAAGGGCGCGGTGCCGGACATGCCGCCGGGGTCGCTGAAGGGCCTGCAGCTCGTCGTCAAGGACCTCCCGAAGGCGCACGCGGAACTGCTGGAACGCGGGGTCGACGCGGGCGAGATCCAGGTCATCGGCGCGGGTCCCTGGGACGGGAAGGCCGACCTGGACAACGTGGGCTTCGTCTTCTTCACCGACCCGGACGGCAACGCCTGGGCGGTCCAGCAGATCTCGTCCCGCCGCTAG
- a CDS encoding ABATE domain-containing protein → MVTAAPGEDRSPALALVNTRRSSANGDVDDLAEPHGAAAWLRRRELAAAPLGPADVARLAELRGAVRELLAALADDRVPDAAAVAVVNAAARADAAAPQLVWRGGPLREWRSTRPGTVDEAVAALARDAIDVVGGDLGRLVRPCEAHGCVRFFFREHARRRWCSTTCGDRVRAARHQRLVVEQRGASAE, encoded by the coding sequence GTGGTCACTGCGGCACCCGGCGAGGACCGCTCGCCCGCGCTGGCGCTGGTCAACACCCGGCGGTCGAGCGCGAACGGCGACGTCGACGACCTCGCCGAACCGCACGGCGCCGCGGCCTGGCTGCGCCGGCGCGAACTGGCGGCGGCACCACTGGGGCCGGCCGACGTGGCGCGCCTCGCCGAACTGCGCGGCGCCGTCCGCGAGCTGCTGGCCGCGCTGGCGGACGACCGCGTCCCGGACGCCGCCGCCGTGGCGGTGGTGAACGCGGCCGCCCGCGCCGACGCCGCCGCACCCCAGCTCGTCTGGCGGGGCGGCCCGCTGCGCGAGTGGCGCAGCACCCGGCCGGGCACCGTCGACGAGGCGGTCGCGGCGCTGGCTCGCGACGCGATCGACGTCGTCGGCGGCGACCTCGGCCGGCTGGTCCGCCCGTGCGAGGCCCACGGCTGCGTCCGCTTCTTCTTCCGGGAGCACGCCCGCCGCCGCTGGTGCTCCACGACCTGCGGTGACCGGGTCCGCGCGGCCCGTCACCAGCGCCTCGTGGTCGAGCAGCGCGGGGCTTCGGCCGAGTAG
- a CDS encoding alpha/beta fold hydrolase has product MVTVHHRHATVAGHRLFYREAGPADAPTIVLLHGFPTSSHMFRHLIPALADRYHVVAPDYLGAGASDAPDVAEFAYTFDALADLTLGLLDEIGLTRFALYIQDFGSPVGLRIAAANPDRVTAIVTQNGNAYVEGLGAGLPQKLAAGTLTEDDLRAMVTLEATKAQYLDGVPDPSLVSPDVWIHDQALLDRPGAARIQQALLADYHHNIGLYPKFHEYFRSSRVPLLAVWGANDEIFVAAGARAYARDLPDAEIHLLDSGHFALETHLDAIAGYIRGFLGRVLAG; this is encoded by the coding sequence ATGGTCACCGTGCACCACCGCCACGCCACCGTCGCCGGGCACCGGCTCTTCTACCGGGAGGCCGGGCCCGCGGACGCACCCACGATCGTGCTGCTCCACGGGTTCCCGACGAGTTCGCACATGTTCCGGCACCTCATCCCGGCGCTGGCCGACCGCTACCACGTCGTCGCGCCCGACTACCTGGGCGCCGGCGCGTCCGACGCCCCCGACGTGGCCGAGTTCGCCTACACCTTCGACGCGCTCGCCGACCTCACGCTCGGCCTGCTCGACGAGATCGGCCTGACCCGGTTCGCGCTCTACATCCAGGACTTCGGCTCGCCGGTCGGCCTGCGCATCGCGGCCGCCAACCCGGATCGGGTCACGGCGATCGTCACGCAGAACGGCAACGCCTACGTCGAAGGGCTCGGCGCCGGGCTGCCGCAGAAGCTCGCCGCCGGCACGCTGACCGAGGACGACCTGCGCGCGATGGTCACCCTGGAAGCCACCAAGGCGCAGTACCTCGACGGCGTGCCCGACCCGTCGCTGGTCAGCCCGGACGTCTGGATCCACGACCAGGCCCTGCTCGACCGGCCCGGTGCCGCGCGGATCCAGCAGGCGCTGCTCGCGGACTACCACCACAACATCGGCCTCTACCCGAAGTTCCACGAGTACTTCCGGAGCAGCCGCGTGCCGCTGCTCGCCGTCTGGGGCGCCAACGACGAAATCTTCGTCGCCGCCGGCGCCCGCGCCTACGCCCGCGACCTGCCCGACGCCGAGATCCACCTGCTCGACTCGGGGCACTTCGCGCTGGAGACACACCTGGACGCCATCGCCGGCTACATCCGCGGGTTCCTCGGGCGCGTGCTGGCGGGCTGA
- a CDS encoding PfkB family carbohydrate kinase has product MPAEPAPETDVFLSGLLFFDLVFTGLEQPPAPGTEVWTGGMGSGPGGIANFAVALSRLGLRTSLAAAFGTDVYGRYCWDVLARQEHIDLSRSRRFPEWHSPVTVSLAYAGDRAMVTHGHAPPVPVAELAGSPPLSRATVAHIGLDTAEWVHTAHQTGSLVFADVGWDPSEAWSAALLDQLGCCHAFLPNDVEAMAYTRTDTAEAALAKLADLVPIAVITRGGAGVLAVDGTTGETAAVPALPVDVLDATGAGDVFGAGFVAATLTGWPLAERLRFACLTASLSVQHFGGALAAPGWHEIAEWHARTRRPDYGFLDEVLPSETVAGTRRGPVTLGFGDDGWR; this is encoded by the coding sequence GTGCCGGCTGAGCCCGCACCCGAAACCGATGTCTTCCTGTCCGGCCTGTTGTTCTTCGACCTGGTCTTCACCGGGCTCGAACAACCACCGGCGCCGGGCACGGAGGTGTGGACGGGCGGCATGGGCTCCGGACCGGGCGGGATCGCGAACTTCGCCGTCGCGCTGAGCCGCCTCGGCCTGCGGACGTCGCTGGCGGCCGCCTTCGGCACCGACGTCTACGGGCGCTACTGCTGGGACGTCCTCGCGCGCCAGGAGCACATCGACCTGTCCCGCTCGCGGCGGTTCCCGGAGTGGCACTCCCCCGTCACGGTCTCACTCGCCTACGCCGGCGACCGCGCGATGGTCACCCACGGCCACGCGCCGCCGGTCCCGGTCGCGGAGCTGGCGGGCTCGCCGCCGCTGAGCCGCGCGACCGTCGCGCACATCGGCCTCGACACCGCGGAGTGGGTCCACACCGCGCACCAGACCGGCAGCCTGGTCTTCGCCGACGTGGGCTGGGACCCGTCCGAGGCCTGGTCGGCGGCGCTGCTCGACCAGCTCGGGTGCTGCCACGCGTTCCTGCCGAACGATGTCGAAGCGATGGCCTACACCCGCACGGACACCGCGGAAGCGGCGCTGGCGAAGCTGGCGGACCTGGTCCCGATCGCGGTGATCACCCGCGGCGGCGCGGGCGTGCTGGCGGTCGACGGCACGACGGGCGAAACGGCGGCGGTCCCGGCCCTGCCGGTGGACGTCCTCGACGCGACGGGCGCGGGCGACGTCTTCGGGGCGGGGTTCGTCGCCGCGACGCTGACGGGCTGGCCGCTGGCGGAGCGGCTCCGCTTCGCGTGCTTGACCGCGAGCCTGTCGGTCCAGCACTTCGGCGGGGCGCTCGCCGCCCCCGGCTGGCACGAGATCGCCGAGTGGCACGCGCGCACCCGCCGCCCGGACTACGGGTTCCTGGACGAAGTCCTGCCGTCGGAGACGGTGGCCGGCACCCGCCGCGGCCCGGTGACCCTCGGCTTCGGCGACGACGGCTGGCGCTGA
- a CDS encoding DeoR/GlpR family DNA-binding transcription regulator: MLPQRRHELILRALRAEGPAPVGALAERLGVSHATVRRDLVRLDREGRLTRVHGGAMAAAGDAEPFAPAADHADEKEAVARRAAALVADGDTVLLDVGTTAHRLARHLRDRPLTVITSSLAVYEELKDANDVELVLLGGVVRRGQHSMVGFLTEDALRQVRAGTVFLGASGVRCDGHVMDSTVVEVPVKRAMVAAADRVVLLADAGKFPGTGLAKVCGPDALDVVVTSAGADEPTCAALADAGVEVLR; the protein is encoded by the coding sequence ATGCTGCCCCAGCGTCGCCACGAGCTGATCCTGCGGGCCCTCCGCGCGGAGGGGCCGGCGCCGGTCGGCGCGCTGGCCGAGCGGCTCGGCGTCAGCCACGCCACCGTGCGCCGCGACCTGGTGCGGCTCGACCGCGAAGGCCGGCTGACCCGGGTCCACGGCGGCGCGATGGCGGCGGCCGGCGACGCCGAGCCGTTCGCGCCCGCCGCCGACCACGCCGACGAGAAGGAAGCCGTCGCCCGGCGCGCGGCCGCGCTCGTCGCCGACGGCGACACCGTGCTCCTCGACGTCGGCACCACCGCGCACCGGCTGGCGCGGCACCTGCGCGACCGCCCGCTGACCGTGATCACCAGCAGCCTCGCCGTCTACGAAGAGCTGAAGGACGCCAACGACGTCGAGCTCGTCCTGCTCGGCGGCGTCGTCCGGCGCGGGCAGCACTCGATGGTGGGGTTCCTGACCGAGGACGCGCTGCGCCAGGTGCGCGCCGGCACCGTCTTCCTCGGCGCGAGCGGCGTCCGCTGCGACGGCCACGTGATGGACTCGACGGTCGTCGAGGTGCCGGTGAAGCGCGCGATGGTCGCCGCGGCGGACCGGGTGGTGCTGCTCGCCGACGCCGGCAAGTTCCCCGGGACCGGGCTGGCGAAGGTCTGCGGGCCGGACGCGCTCGACGTGGTCGTCACCAGCGCCGGGGCCGACGAACCGACCTGCGCCGCGCTGGCCGACGCCGGGGTCGAGGTGCTGCGGTGA